The following coding sequences lie in one Massilia sp. KIM genomic window:
- a CDS encoding SCP2 domain-containing protein codes for MFPSPASLSPQQALSTPALAAINHLLAQEAWARDALARHAGKEACIDTGHLQLRLHVGRDGMLEASRGEGAAGVTIRIKPGDLPLILQDRRRALSYVKIEGDAEFANTISQLANDLRWDAEHDLERVLGPLVARRVAEGARGAAGFVAGAGRRVAENLAEFLTEERALLVRPVLRDEFAAEVVRLRDDVERTAKRIARLDKLLAGKPATAPLLTDPTDLNTDRR; via the coding sequence GGCATTGAGCACGCCAGCCCTTGCCGCCATCAATCACCTGCTTGCCCAGGAAGCCTGGGCCCGCGACGCGCTGGCGCGCCACGCCGGCAAGGAGGCCTGCATCGACACCGGCCACCTCCAGTTGCGCCTGCACGTGGGGCGCGACGGCATGCTGGAGGCCAGCCGCGGCGAAGGCGCGGCCGGCGTGACCATCCGGATCAAGCCGGGCGACCTGCCGCTGATCCTGCAGGACCGCCGGCGCGCGCTGTCCTACGTGAAGATCGAGGGCGACGCCGAGTTCGCCAACACCATCTCGCAACTGGCCAATGACCTGCGCTGGGATGCCGAACATGACCTCGAGCGGGTGCTCGGGCCGCTGGTCGCGCGCCGCGTGGCCGAGGGCGCGCGCGGGGCCGCCGGCTTCGTCGCCGGGGCAGGGCGGCGGGTGGCCGAGAACCTGGCCGAATTCCTGACCGAAGAGCGGGCCCTGCTGGTGCGCCCGGTGCTGCGCGACGAGTTCGCGGCCGAGGTGGTGCGCCTGCGCGACGACGTCGAGCGCACCGCCAAGCGCATCGCCCGCCTCGACAAGCTGCTGGCCGGCAAGCCGGCCACGGCGCCTCTCCTCACGGACCCCACGGACCTGAACACGGATCGCCGATGA